The following nucleotide sequence is from Fibrobacter sp. UBA4297.
CGAGTGAAAATGCAAGCATCATGCAGACAAACGTGGGCATGTACCGCATCCAGATTTCAGGGAATGAATACATCCCGAACGAAGAATGCGGATTGCATTACCAAATCAAGCGCGACATCGCAAGGCACCACCAGAAGGCTCTTGAAGAAGGTCGGCCGCTCAAGGTGAGCGTATTCATTGGCGGGCCTCCATCGCACACATTTGCAGCCGTGATGCCCATGCCCGAGAACCTCTCGGAGCTCTTGTTTGCAGGCATGCTCGGCAACCGCCGTTTCCGTTACTTTGAACATGACGGTTACCTTGTCTCTAGCGATGCTGATTTTTGCATTCTCGGCGAACTTGAACCCGGTTTAAAACCCGAAGGTCCATTTGGCGACCATATCGGCTATTATTCCGGCAAACACGATTTTCCTTGTATGAGAGTCCAAAAAGTGCTTTGCAAAAAGAACGCCATTTTTCCGTTCACGGTCGTCGGTCGCCCGCCCCAAGAAGATACACTCTTTGGCAAGTTCATTCACGAAATCACAAAGCCAATGGTTCCCGCTTCGCTCCCGGGCGTTTACGGGATTCACGCAGTCGATGATGCTGGCGTACACCCGCTTTGCCTAGCACTCGGTTCTGAAGCGTTCCGCCCGTACACTCGCCCAGAAGAGCGCGAGCCGATGGAACTTTTAAAGACCGCAAACGCGCTGCTCGGATTCAACCAAGCGAGCCTCACCAAGTATTTGCTGATTGCCGCAAAAGAGGACGCTGCGGGAATCTCTGCTGACACGAAAGCCGTCGCAAATAAAACCGCCGCGAGCCTCGATGTAAACAACGTTCCCGCATTCTTCACGCACGTTCTCGAACGAGTCCACTTTGACCGTGATTTACATTTCCAGACGGCGACGACCATCGACACGCTCGACTACACAGGCACAAGCCTCAACCACGGCTCTAAAGTCGTTATTGCAGCCGCAGGAGCAAAGATTCGCGAACTCCGCAACAATCCGGGCGATTTAAAAACGCTTTCGCTCCCGCAAGGATTCAAGAATGCGACCATCGTGATGCCCGGCGTGCTCATGATCGATGGCCCGGCGCATCTCGAGAACGGCAACGAAACATTCCGCGAGTTCAAAGAAGCCCTCGCCCATTGGGAATTCCGCGAAAGCTATCCCTGGATTTCCATCATCGACGAAGGTGCCGCGAATGTTACCGCAAACAGCGAAGCAAGCTCGAGTAATATCTTGAGTGATTTTCTCTGGCTCACGTTTACGCGTTCCGACCCTGCCCAAGATATTTACGGTCTCGACGAAGCTGTCGAAAACAAGCATTGGAAATGCAAGGCGCCGTTGATTATCGATGCCCGCATCAAGCCGCACCATCAAAAGCAACTCACCGTCCCCGCCGAAATTACCGCCAAGGCAAGGCAAATCCTCAAAGAGGCAGGAGTTCTGTAAGTGCGCATCGTGTTACTACTTGTTGCAGTTGCTGTTGCCATGGCTAGCGCCTACGAAGGCGGTTGCGGAACATTAAATATTCTTCAGAACAAAAAAAAGAACAGGCTTACATTAACGGCGTCAACGCAGTACGATAGTTACAAGTGTCGCTACGAACAATATTACGATACGGTCTATTCCATCGAAACACCTCACATACAAGTTTTCTATGTGTTGAGTGGACCACATGCGACAACAAAAGCCTTCGCCGATAGCACAGCCCAAAGCATGGAAGCCGCCTGGAAATTTTATATCAACCAGATGGAAATGCGCTCTCCCAAAGGCCCTAAAATATCTTACCATTTCCAGCAGAAAGTAAAAGACGGCTTGTATCCCGTCGAAATCATTGATATTGGACAAATTCGCGATTCCGAAATAAATCAATGCCCTTCTTGCTATGGTTTAACGCTCCAGCAAGACAATAACGAAGCCACACAAATATTCATGGACAACGATTTCTTTTATGGTTCGTTCCAGCGTGACAAGAAAGATACCTTGTTTGTCGGTAAGGATACTTGCATTTATTATAAATCTCAAAATCCATTACGCAATAGCGCTCACAACTTCTCGTACACGGATGAATGGGCTAAAGGCATTCGGCTCACGTCGTTCCATGAATTTTACCACGCTGTACAACTTCGCTATCTCAACGTCGTTTATGACAATACCTTGTTTTGGTTCGAGGCGTCTGCCACAGGATTTGAAGAAGTCACAAACCCGGGCGTAGACGATTACTTTGCGTACTTGCCTAGTTTCTTTAGTGAGATGGGAATCCCTCTATACAGGCTCTCATCGACTAGCAATAATAAAATATACGGCACTTCGACGTTGTTTCTTTATTTGTACCATAAAATTGCAAAGGATGTAGATAAAAATATTTGGGAAAATTACTCAAAGTCTCCGACTCAAAGTTTTGAAACTCAGTTGGGAAAATCTCTTCAAAAGTATAATCTAGACGCCGATAGCGTGTTCCACGATTATTCCGTTCTGCTTTCGCTTTCTGGAAAGAGTAGCCTTTCGATTCCCAAAAAAGAATGGATTAACGAAGACCAAGTGGAATGGCCTTCTGCCCGGTTCTATATGGAAGATGAAGTAAAACCCGAAGTTGAAAGTTTGGCCTTTGAATTTTATCGCGCTTCACAAAATTCCTATACTCCGGATTTTACAAACTTTATCGGTAAGGCTTCGGTCATCACCTTCAACGACGGCCATGCGACCATTCATAAAATCCAAAACGCAAGGTCCATTGGCAGCTTAGCGTCTGCTCTTTCTTCAAGCGATTCTGCAATTTGGGTGTTCAGCCGTTTGGGAAAATCCGAAAGCATTCCGATTGTAACCAAAGATGCGCCCCCGCATGCGTTCCCTGTTCCGTGGCGTGAAGGCGCGCTCTGCTTTGCGCCGCTCCCTCGTGACAAGAAGTTCTTTGAAATCCGCAATCGGCGCGGTGATTTGGTGGCCCAGCAAAAATACGAAGGAACCTCGTTCTGCTTGCAAGAAGACCAAGTCAAAGCGATGATGTCCCCTGGCGTCTATCGATTCCGCGTTGGGAATAAGGGCAAAACGTCGAGCTTTATGGTGATTTATTAGCAAAAAGAAAAAAGGGGGCTGAGCCCCCTTTTCGTTGAAAGACTTTGACTACTTGTTAATTGCCGCAAGGAACGCGTCTTTCTTTTCTTGCAAGAAGTCCTTGCTGTTGTACTTGCGGATACGGCGGAGTGCCTGGTCACGCAGCTGACGTACACGTTCGTGGGAAATGTTCATGGATTCGCCCACTTCGCGAAGCGTTTGCGGAGCTTCCTGGTTGATACCGAAAATGCCGGTGATGACTCGGGCTTCGCGTTCCGGGAGCTGTTCCATGAGGTCGCGGGCCAAAGCTTCGACGCTCTGGATTTCGGAATCAGCTTCCGGGTTTGAGGCTCCACTGTCCGGGAGGACTTCGGCGTACGTTGCCTTGGAGTCTGCCTTGAGCGGACTATCGAACGAAACGCCGCGCTGACCGATCTGGATCAATTCACGGATTTCTTCGTTGATTTCCTTACCGCGGGACTGTTCGTGCAAAGCCTTACGCACGCGGAGGTGCTGGTTTGCCGGCAAGCGGATGAGGTTGCCCTGTTCGTTAATAGCGCGGGTGATGTATGCCTTGATCCACCAAACGCCGTAACTGATGAATTTAAGACCGCGGGTGTGTTCGAAAGATTCAATAGCGCGGACGAGTCCCATAGCGCCTTCGCTGACCAAGTCCGGCAGCGGAATCGGGCAGCCACGGTACTGGATGGCGACTTTGAGCACAAAGCGCATGTTTGCAGAAATCAGCTTTTTACGGGCGATTTTGTCGCCTTCTTTAGCTTTCTGGAAAAGAATCTGTTCTTCTTCGCGGGATAGGGGTGCGGTACGACGGATGTCTTCTAGGTATCTTTTGAGAGTAGTATCGGTAGAATCAATATGCATTTTAAAAACCTTGCCCTTATAATATCGCTTTTTTAAAGCAAGTTGCGTGCCAATTGTGTAAAATTTTCCAAATTTTTTACAAAAAGTCCTTTAAATGTCGGTTTTGTGGTTTTCGGAGCCAAAAAAGTCCATTATTTTTGTCGTAATTTTACAAAACTGTCGTAAAAATATAACAAATTTTTCAAAACGTGACAAGACGGACGTGACGATTGGCTCTAACCGAATAAAAAATGTAAAGCCCTGTGTTTCATTTTGGAATACACCGTTGACCAATGACTACTGACTAATAACCCGCTTCTAACTTCCTACTTCCTACTTCCTACTCTCATTTTTTCATATATTATCCCCGTTATGTCAATAAAAGAGCCTGATCAATCCGTATGGAACCGTTTTTGGCAGCGCAAGAACGACATGGACAAAGTCTATCCGTCTTCGCCGTCTATTATAGAAGCTATTAAGAAGAATTTTAAGCTCGAGGGCTTGAAGGTGCTGGAGGTCGGTGCAGGTACCGGCCGCGACAGTGCTGAACTTGCTCGTTTGGGCGCCGATGTCTATGTGCTCGATTTTGCCGACAATAGCTTGAAAATTGTCAATTCGCTCCGCGAGAGTGAAGGCCTCAAGAATTTGCACTTAGTTCGTGGCGACGCTTTCAAGTCCCCGTTCCCGGACAACACTTTTGACTTGGTGTTTCATCAGGGCTTGGCCGAACATTTCAAGGATTCGCTCCCGCTCTTGCAAGAAAACTTCCGCATCGTCAAGCACGGCGGTTGCTGCCTTTGCGATGTCCCGCAGACGGTCCACCCGTATACGATTATCAAGCATATTTTGATTGCGATGGACAAGTGGTTTGCCGGTTGGGAAAAACAGTTCACGATGGGTCAGCTCAAGAAGCTCATGCGTGACGCGGGCTTTGAATGTGTTTATGCTTATGGCGACTGGATGCGCCCGAATCTTTTCTACCGTATTTTGCGCGAACTCTGCTTCAAGTTCGGTATTGAACTCCCGAAGTATCCGCTCGACGGAACGGCTTACCAGAAGATTAAGGACAAAATTCTGGATAGCCTCCAGTCTGTGCCGGTGATGCACTACACGCAGCTTTGCATTGGCGTGATCGGTCGTAAGCCTTAGGTGATTGCTTGAAAATTCTCGTCGTAAATTACCGGGATCGCATGCATCCGGCTGCCGGCGGCGCCGAAAAGCATTTGCATCGCATTTTCGGAAAGATTGTAGAAATGGGCCACACGGTGGTCCTGTTTACGACGACATTTCCGGGAGCCAAAGAACGCGAAGTTGTCGATGGAATTCAGGTCATCCGCAAGGGTGGCGATTTGATGTTCCAGCTCACGGTAGCGCTGAATCTGAAAAAGCTTGACCGCGAATTCAACTTTGACGTTGTTGTTGAAGATTTGAACAAGTTACCGGTCTTTGCCCACTGGTTCGTCCGCAAGCCGCTCCTGGTGCAGATGCATCACTTGTGGCGGAAGTCGATTTTTGCTGAAGCGATTTTCCCGATTGCGTTTATGGTCTGGTTCTTTGAGCGGATTATTCCGTTCTTTTACCGCATGCAGAATTTTGTAGTGGTGAGTCCGAGTACCAAGAAAGAACTTGCCGAAATTGGCGTTGACGAAAGTCAAATTTCCGTGATTTACAATGGGTCGGAAAAACCTAAAGTTGCGGAGTGCGCGGATTCTTGTGAGATTATGACGAATCCTGCGATGAATGCCGCGAACCCTTATTTCATCTGGCTTTCGCGCGTGCACCGTTACAAGGGAATTTGGACGGCGCTTGAAGCGTTTGAAAAATTTTCGAAGTTGCACCCGGAAGTCAAGCTGTACGTTGTGGGCGATGGCCCGCTTTTGAAAAAGCTCCCGGCCTGGATCAAGTCGCATGGCCTGGATGGCAAGGTGGTTTTGACGGGCTTTGTGCCTGCGGCCCGCAAGTATGAACTGCTTTCGTCTTCGCTTGCGCTGTTGCAGACGAGCTACAAGGAAGGCTGGGGCCTCACGGTGATGGAAGCGGCGCAGCTCTGCAAGACGACGATTGCGTCGGATGTGCCGGGACTCTGCGATAGCGTCCGTGACGGCGAGACGGGAATTCTGTTCCCGTCGGGAGATGCGGCCGCGTGTGCATTGGCAATGGAAAAAATTTATGGCGATGCAGGATTGCGCGCGGCTCTTGGTCAGAATGCAAAACGTTATGCGCTTACGTTCAGTTGGGAAAATTCTGCTCGCGAAACTCTAGAGTTGTTGCAACGTACGGTTGAGGGTGGCGTACGAAAATGAAGTTGAATCCGAAGATAAAATCTGTACTTATTTTTTGTTTGAAACTGGTGGTAACGCTTGTTCCTGCTTACTTTGTCTATCGTAACATTGTGAGCGACCCGGAATGGGATGTTGGCGACCTCTATAACTTGTTCAAGAAAAACAGCGTTTTCCCGCTTGTGCTCGCACTCCTTTGCCTCGCGGTTTCGAACTTTACAGCTTGCCTTCAGTGGAAGCTCTTGCTCGAAAAGCAGGGCGTTCGCCTCAAGTACGGCAGGCTCCTCAAGCTTTATCACGTGGGGCTCTTCTTCAACAACTTCATGCCGGGAAACGTCGGCGGTGATGTCAAGAAAGTTTACGATATCCGCGTGCAGGGCGGGCAAGATACAGTTGGTGCTGGCTTTACGGCGACGGTGTTTGACCGCTTGTTTGGACTTTTCTTTATCACGTTGTTTGCTCTTGGCGTGGGCGCCTTGTTCTTTATTCACGATCCTGAACAGCGGGCGTTCATGTGGCCGTCGGTTTGGATTTTTATGGGCTTTTGCGTGATGTTTGCAGGGCTTTTGAGCCGTCGCATTGGCAAGTTCTTTTGCCGCATGGCAGGGAAGGTGTTGCCCGAAAAAATCGAGACACGCTTGTTGCGCATGTTTGAACGTTTCCAGAAGTTCCGCTCCAAGAAACTTTGGGTGAACATCGTTTGCCTTTCGACGGTCACTCAGTCGCTCCGCATCTTTGTGCACTTTTTCTGCGGAATTGCTGTGGGCGTGAACCTCTCGATGTCTTGGTATTTCTATTACATCCCGCTTGTCGCTATTGTGAGTGCGCTTCCGATTTCGATTGGCGGTTTTGGTCCGCGTGAATTTTTGGCACAGTCGCTTTTTGCGCGTGCTGGCGTGCCTGGACTTGAATCAGTTGTGATTCAGTTGCTCGCTTATTTTGTAAGTTTGATTTTGAGCTTGTTTGGCGCGGTCGCTTTTTTGGTGGGGCAGAAGCCCGTACCGTCAGAATTCGCAAAGAACGCTCAATAGTTTGCTATATCCGTTGCTTATATCCTTTGCTATATGAACCAGCGTTAAAAAGGAACGCTAAAAAGCTGAAATAATTGAAATGGAGATGCCCGCTCGGTGGCGGGCATGACAGCGATGGTGTCCATGCAATTTGAGTCGGCTATTAAAGAATATGGATGTAGAAAGTCTTTTGGTTGGGCTGAACTCCGACCAACGTGCGGCGGTACTCCACGATCATGAAAAGAACGGACAACTTTTAATTCTTGCAGGGGCTGGCTCGGGAAAGACCTCGGTCTTGACCAAGCGAATCCAGTACCGGATTATGTCGGGCGTTGAACCGGAGAAAATCTTGGCGCTCACGTTTACGGCAAAGGCGGCTGCCGAAATGCGGGAACGTGTGCAAAAGCTCTTCCCGAATGCGGGCGTGCGACTCTGCACGTTCCACTCGCTTGCGCTGTTTATCCTCAAGTCGAAAGTCCCGGCGTCGGACTCTTGTGGTTTTTGCTTTGCGTACGAACTTGTCGGATTCAAGAAAATGCCGGTCCCGACGGAATCGGCGGACAAGACTTTTATGCAGGAACTCGCGAAAGTCGGCGGTCGAAAATTCCGCTTTTCTCGCGAAGAGCTTTTCTCGGATGCCCATCCCGCGAAGCTCCTTAAAAAACTCGAGCCATTGCGCAATCGCATCTTGGAATCGGGTCAAGTCGTCTTCGAAGACCTCATCTACCAGGCGATAAACTTGCTCGAAAATCACGAGACGGCGCGCGCATATTTCCAAAATCAATGGACCGAAATTCTCGTCGATGAATACCAGGACATCAATCCGTCGCAGTACCGACTCGTCAAAGCGTTGCTGGGCGCGCGCAAGTCGCTGTTTGTTGTGGGCGATGATGACCAGGCCATTTACGGATTCCGTGGCGCCGACATCGGGAACATCAACCGTTTCCGTGATGACTTCAAGGAGAGCTCTCTGATTCGCTTGGAATGGAATTACCGTTCGGTCGCGAACATTTTACATTTTTCTAACCGCATTTTTGAAAACAAGCCTATCCACTTGCGGAAGGTCTTGCGTGCGGGTAATATGAATGGCTCGGGTGGCTCGCCGATTTTTAAGGAAAACCGTGAACCCGAAATCTGGGTGAGTGAAGACCCTGTCGAAGAAATGCAAAAAATCATCACGAGCATCAAGTTGCTCCGCGAAAGTTATGACCTCCAATGGAAAAACTTTGCAATCCTCGTGCGCTATAATAGGCAACGCCTATATTACGAAGAAGCGCTTCGCGATGCGCATCTCCCGATCGCAGGGACGGTCGTGTCGGAGGCGGGTAACGTAGAGGGGGAGGGCGAAGTCCTTGAAAATGGAATCCATGTGGAAACGGTCCATGCGTCCAAGGGGCTCCAGTATGCGGTGGTCTATTATGCGGGGATGTCCGAGGGACTCACGCCGGGAGAGTGCAAGGGTTCGCGAGAACAGCGCAAAAAACAGCTCGATGAGGAACGCCGATTGTTTTACGTCGGGGTCACGCGGGCTGAATCTTTTTTGGTTTTGCTATATTGCAAACGTAGATATTGGAAAGGGCGCCTGACGAAACTCAAACGGTCTCGTTTTTTGCCCAGGGAAAATTCAAAAACAGAGTGTAATATGCCAGTTATGTTATTTAGAATATATGGAGCGGCAAGAATTTTTGCGTTTATGCTCGAATATATTTTCAAGATTGCATTCATGTACATTTTCCGTCGCAAAGACCTGGATCCATGGCTTGAAGAAAAGGTGCAGGTATTTTCCCGCTTCTGCATGAAGGTCTTGCGTGTGGACTTGACGATTGAAGACCAGGCGCAACTTGCGAAAGTGGACTGGACTCGCCCGGTGTTCGTGATGGGCAACCACCGTTCGTATCTGGATATCCCGCTTGCGTTTTTGGCCTTGCAGCGTACCGTGGGCTTTATCGCTAAGACGCAGTTGCAGCGCATCCCGATTCTGAACTTCTGGATGCACAAGCTCGGTTGCGTCTTTATCGACCGCGAAAAAGGCGGCGGCGCCGCGATTATCCAAAAGGCTATCCAGTCGGGCAAGATGCCGAGACTCTTCGTTTTCCCGGAAGGTACCCGCAGCAAGCGCGATGGCATGGTCGCTTTCAAGAGCGGTTGCTTTAGACTTGCCGTCGAGGCGAACGCAATTATACTACCGATGGTGACTCGAGGTTCTGACTTGCTCTGGGAACACCGCAAGGATTCCAAGCATCACCCGGTCAACATTAAGATTCTCGAACCGATAGATACGGTTGAATTCAAGAAAACTCACGGTGGCGATGAAATGGACCCGCGCCACGAACTGCTCCCGTATGTCCGTAAAATGATGGAAGAAGCTTATGATCGGCGTCTTTGATTCTGGTTTTGGCGGGCTCACGATTTTGCAGAAGCTCCGCCACGTGCTCCCGCAGTACGATTACCTGTACCTGGGCGACAACGCCCGTGCGCCGTATGGCTCCCGCAGTTTCGAGACTATTTACCGTTACACGCTTCAGTCCGTGCGCGAACTTTTCCATCGTGGATGCCCGCTGGTGATTCTCGCTTGCAACACGGCGTCGGCAAAGGCGCTCCGCAGCATCCAGCAACAGGTGCTCCCGGTCGAGTTCCCAGACCGTCGCGTCTTGGGCATTGTCCGCCCGACCGCCGAAGAAATCGGGAACTTCACGAAGACGGGGCATATCGGCATTTTTGCCACCGCGGGGACGGTCTCTTCGAACAGCTACGTTCTTGAAATCAGTCACTTTTTCCCGAACTTGAAGGTGACTCAGCATGCCTGCCCGATGTGGGTGCCGCTTGTGGAATACGGCGAACGCGGGACCGAGGGCGCCCGGTTCTTCGTGAAAAAGGACGTGGACCAGCTGCTCGCGGCTGACCCCGAAATCGATACCGTTTTGCTGGCTTGCACGCATTACCCGCTCCTCGAAGAAGAAATTCGGGCCGCACTTCCACCGCACGTCCGCTTGGTGGTCCAGGGCGATATCGTCGCCGACAAGACTTTGGACTACCTCAGGCGCCATGTGGACATGGAAAATCGGCTTTCGAAGGGCGGTTCCGTGCGTTATTTGACGACCGATACCGCAGAATTCTTCAAAAAAGGCGCTTTTCGCTTTGGAATGGAGAATATTTCGGCGGAGTCGTTGACTTT
It contains:
- the murI gene encoding glutamate racemase; the protein is MIGVFDSGFGGLTILQKLRHVLPQYDYLYLGDNARAPYGSRSFETIYRYTLQSVRELFHRGCPLVILACNTASAKALRSIQQQVLPVEFPDRRVLGIVRPTAEEIGNFTKTGHIGIFATAGTVSSNSYVLEISHFFPNLKVTQHACPMWVPLVEYGERGTEGARFFVKKDVDQLLAADPEIDTVLLACTHYPLLEEEIRAALPPHVRLVVQGDIVADKTLDYLRRHVDMENRLSKGGSVRYLTTDTAEFFKKGAFRFGMENISAESLTF
- a CDS encoding class I SAM-dependent methyltransferase; protein product: MSIKEPDQSVWNRFWQRKNDMDKVYPSSPSIIEAIKKNFKLEGLKVLEVGAGTGRDSAELARLGADVYVLDFADNSLKIVNSLRESEGLKNLHLVRGDAFKSPFPDNTFDLVFHQGLAEHFKDSLPLLQENFRIVKHGGCCLCDVPQTVHPYTIIKHILIAMDKWFAGWEKQFTMGQLKKLMRDAGFECVYAYGDWMRPNLFYRILRELCFKFGIELPKYPLDGTAYQKIKDKILDSLQSVPVMHYTQLCIGVIGRKP
- a CDS encoding UbiD family decarboxylase, producing MYKSLEQALLDLEKAGMLKRIHAEVDPHLEMAEIARENFRQGGPALLFEHVKGSKFRAACNIFGSDERFNYLFRDGFGQTKIAVQFKSNPVDFFKNALKRPTPSELLRLFKAAGAGIKSLPRRSGSIKDFEECSLSDLPQLVSWPLDGGAFITLPQVATRPSENASIMQTNVGMYRIQISGNEYIPNEECGLHYQIKRDIARHHQKALEEGRPLKVSVFIGGPPSHTFAAVMPMPENLSELLFAGMLGNRRFRYFEHDGYLVSSDADFCILGELEPGLKPEGPFGDHIGYYSGKHDFPCMRVQKVLCKKNAIFPFTVVGRPPQEDTLFGKFIHEITKPMVPASLPGVYGIHAVDDAGVHPLCLALGSEAFRPYTRPEEREPMELLKTANALLGFNQASLTKYLLIAAKEDAAGISADTKAVANKTAASLDVNNVPAFFTHVLERVHFDRDLHFQTATTIDTLDYTGTSLNHGSKVVIAAAGAKIRELRNNPGDLKTLSLPQGFKNATIVMPGVLMIDGPAHLENGNETFREFKEALAHWEFRESYPWISIIDEGAANVTANSEASSSNILSDFLWLTFTRSDPAQDIYGLDEAVENKHWKCKAPLIIDARIKPHHQKQLTVPAEITAKARQILKEAGVL
- a CDS encoding UvrD-helicase domain-containing protein, with protein sequence MDVESLLVGLNSDQRAAVLHDHEKNGQLLILAGAGSGKTSVLTKRIQYRIMSGVEPEKILALTFTAKAAAEMRERVQKLFPNAGVRLCTFHSLALFILKSKVPASDSCGFCFAYELVGFKKMPVPTESADKTFMQELAKVGGRKFRFSREELFSDAHPAKLLKKLEPLRNRILESGQVVFEDLIYQAINLLENHETARAYFQNQWTEILVDEYQDINPSQYRLVKALLGARKSLFVVGDDDQAIYGFRGADIGNINRFRDDFKESSLIRLEWNYRSVANILHFSNRIFENKPIHLRKVLRAGNMNGSGGSPIFKENREPEIWVSEDPVEEMQKIITSIKLLRESYDLQWKNFAILVRYNRQRLYYEEALRDAHLPIAGTVVSEAGNVEGEGEVLENGIHVETVHASKGLQYAVVYYAGMSEGLTPGECKGSREQRKKQLDEERRLFYVGVTRAESFLVLLYCKRRYWKGRLTKLKRSRFLPRENSKTECNMPVMLFRIYGAARIFAFMLEYIFKIAFMYIFRRKDLDPWLEEKVQVFSRFCMKVLRVDLTIEDQAQLAKVDWTRPVFVMGNHRSYLDIPLAFLALQRTVGFIAKTQLQRIPILNFWMHKLGCVFIDREKGGGAAIIQKAIQSGKMPRLFVFPEGTRSKRDGMVAFKSGCFRLAVEANAIILPMVTRGSDLLWEHRKDSKHHPVNIKILEPIDTVEFKKTHGGDEMDPRHELLPYVRKMMEEAYDRRL
- a CDS encoding lysylphosphatidylglycerol synthase transmembrane domain-containing protein, translated to MKLNPKIKSVLIFCLKLVVTLVPAYFVYRNIVSDPEWDVGDLYNLFKKNSVFPLVLALLCLAVSNFTACLQWKLLLEKQGVRLKYGRLLKLYHVGLFFNNFMPGNVGGDVKKVYDIRVQGGQDTVGAGFTATVFDRLFGLFFITLFALGVGALFFIHDPEQRAFMWPSVWIFMGFCVMFAGLLSRRIGKFFCRMAGKVLPEKIETRLLRMFERFQKFRSKKLWVNIVCLSTVTQSLRIFVHFFCGIAVGVNLSMSWYFYYIPLVAIVSALPISIGGFGPREFLAQSLFARAGVPGLESVVIQLLAYFVSLILSLFGAVAFLVGQKPVPSEFAKNAQ
- a CDS encoding glycosyltransferase family 4 protein, producing MKILVVNYRDRMHPAAGGAEKHLHRIFGKIVEMGHTVVLFTTTFPGAKEREVVDGIQVIRKGGDLMFQLTVALNLKKLDREFNFDVVVEDLNKLPVFAHWFVRKPLLVQMHHLWRKSIFAEAIFPIAFMVWFFERIIPFFYRMQNFVVVSPSTKKELAEIGVDESQISVIYNGSEKPKVAECADSCEIMTNPAMNAANPYFIWLSRVHRYKGIWTALEAFEKFSKLHPEVKLYVVGDGPLLKKLPAWIKSHGLDGKVVLTGFVPAARKYELLSSSLALLQTSYKEGWGLTVMEAAQLCKTTIASDVPGLCDSVRDGETGILFPSGDAAACALAMEKIYGDAGLRAALGQNAKRYALTFSWENSARETLELLQRTVEGGVRK
- a CDS encoding sigma-70 family RNA polymerase sigma factor, whose protein sequence is MHIDSTDTTLKRYLEDIRRTAPLSREEEQILFQKAKEGDKIARKKLISANMRFVLKVAIQYRGCPIPLPDLVSEGAMGLVRAIESFEHTRGLKFISYGVWWIKAYITRAINEQGNLIRLPANQHLRVRKALHEQSRGKEINEEIRELIQIGQRGVSFDSPLKADSKATYAEVLPDSGASNPEADSEIQSVEALARDLMEQLPEREARVITGIFGINQEAPQTLREVGESMNISHERVRQLRDQALRRIRKYNSKDFLQEKKDAFLAAINK